One window from the genome of Vidua chalybeata isolate OUT-0048 chromosome 3, bVidCha1 merged haplotype, whole genome shotgun sequence encodes:
- the GINS1 gene encoding DNA replication complex GINS protein PSF1 has translation MAAERGMELVRELHRAAGGHLPPFRTEEMRQALEEMRALYERNQADVSEAKAGRTDLIFLIRFRHCCLLRNQRCLLAYLYDRLLRIRALRWEYGSVLPNTIQFHMSAEEVEWFNRYKKSLATYMRSVGGEEGLDLTQDIKPPKSLYIEVRCLRDHGEFEIDDGTTILLKKNSQHFLPRWKCEQLIRQGILEHVLS, from the exons AtggcggcggagcggggcaTGGAGCTGGTGCGGGAGCTGCACCGCGCCGCCGGCGGGCACCTCCCGCCCTTCCGG ACGGAGGAGATGCGGCAGGCGCTGGAGGAGATGCGGGCGCTGTACGAGCGGAACCAGGCGGACGT GTCCGAAGCGAAGGCGGGACGGACGGACCTGATTTTCCTCATCCGGTTCCggcactgctgcctgctccGGAACCAGCGCTGCCTCCTGGCCTACCT GTATGACCGGTTGCTACGGATCCGAGCACTGAGGTGGGAGTATGGCAGCGTTCTGCCCAACACCATCCAGTTCCACATGTCAGCTGAGGAA GTGGAGTGGTTCAATCGGTACAAAAAGTCTCTGGCTACCTACATGAGGTCAGTaggaggagaggaagggctGGACCTCACACAGGACATCAAACCTCCTAAAAGCCTCTACATTGAA GTGCGGTGTTTAAGAGACCATGGGGAGTTTGAGATCGATGATGGCACTACCATCCTGTTGAAGAAGAACAGCCAG CACTTTTTACCCCGCTGGAAATGTGAGCAGTTGATCAGACAAGGAATCCTGGAGCACGTCCTGTCCTAA